Proteins from a genomic interval of Lycium ferocissimum isolate CSIRO_LF1 chromosome 2, AGI_CSIRO_Lferr_CH_V1, whole genome shotgun sequence:
- the LOC132046195 gene encoding vacuolar protein 8: MKSNMFTSLENQELAGKSRIRQTIEFISSLISLSYSIKVFPVKWQSIRNKLEELLSSLSAIENCDSTENYSPLFSSLQAITVTLKNCHELSRHCVEFSYSGKLLMQSDLDIVSTKLENHIKGISEIYSLGLLTQSYAIIVPKPSLGASRDDINFYIRDLLSRIKIGSSEMKKQALIALNEVIQEDDTRYVKVAIEIDGFVSLLVSFLDLQEDNLQEEAAKALSVIAGFQSFRGGLISAGIIAPLIRVLECGNCLSKEYASRCLMKVTENSDNAWSISAHGGVTVLLKICTEAEDNFLVGSVCGVLKNLVGVEEIKRFMIEEGAISVFIKLVRSKDEVTQISSIDFLQTMATGDESTRQMIMKEGGVRALACVLDPKSSSSSKAREMALRGIVNLCFSSVNSVNILLSHGFLDHILYYLRHRDSSLQELALKAAFWLCGTSDEAKKLMGDAGFMAELVKFLDSKSFEVREMAAETLSSMVIVPRNQKRFVQNDQNVGLLLQMLDPEQANFVNKKLLLSILMSLTSCNCARKKIANSEYLINIEKLAEAEVSDAKKIVRKLSSNRFKNILNGIWHS, from the coding sequence ATGAAATCCAACATGTTTACTTCACtggaaaatcaagaactcgccGGAAAATCAAGAATCCGGCAAACCATTGAGTTCATTTCTTCACTCATATCTCTTTCTTATTCAATCAAAGTTTTTCCTGTCAAATGGCAATCTATAAGAAACAAGCTTGAAGAACTTCTTTCTAGTCTCTCTGCTATTGAAAATTGTGATTCCACTGAGAATTACTCTCCATTATTTAGCTCTCTTCAAGCCATTACAGTTACCTTAAAAAACTGTCATGAACTTTCTAGGCATTGTGTTGAGTTTTCTTATAGTGGGAAATTACTCATGCAGAGTGATCTTGATATAGTTTCAACAAAATTGGAGAATCATATAAAGGGTATTTCAGAGATTTACTCTCTTGGTTTGCTTACTCAGAGCTATGCTATTATTGTTCCAAAGCCAAGTCTTGGAGCTTCACGTGatgatataaatttttatataagggattTGTTGTCAAGGATCAAGATTGGTTCTTCAGAGATGAAGAAACAAGCTTTGATTGCTTTGAATGAAGTTATTCAAGAAGATGATACTAGGTATGTTAAAGTTGCAATTGAAATTGATGGTTTTGTTTCTTTGTTAGtgagttttcttgatttgcaAGAAGATAATCTTCAAGAAGAAGCAGCTAAGGCATTATCTGTAATAGCAGGGTTTCAATCATTTAGAGGTGGTTTAATTTCTGCTGGAATAATTGCCCCATTGATTAGAGTTTTGGAATGTGGGAATTGTTTAAGTAAAGAATATGCTTCCAGGTGCTTAATGAAGGTTACAGAGAATTCAGATAATGCATGGTCAATTTCAGCTCATGGTGGAGTTACTGTTTTGTTGAAGATCTGTACAGAGGCTGAAGATAATTTTTTGGTTGGTTCAGTTTGTGGGGTGTTGAAAAATCTTGTTGGGGTTGAAGAGATCAAGAGGTTTATGATTGAGGAAGGTGCAATTTCAGTATTTATCAAGCTTGTTAGGTCTAAAGATGAGGTTACACAAATTAGTTCAATTGATTTTTTACAAACTATGGCTACTGGGGACGAATCAACTAGGCAGATGATCATGAAAGAAGGGGGAGTAAGAGCGTTGGCTTGTGTTTTGGATCCGAAATCATCGTCCTCATCTAAAGCAAGGGAAATGGCCTTAAGGGGGATTGTTAATTTGTGTTTCTCATCAGTAAATTCAGTGAACATCCTGTTGAGTCATGGATTTTTGGATCATATTTTGTATTATCTTCGACATAGGGACAGTTCTCTTCAAGAATTGGCCTTAAAGGCAGCATTTTGGCTATGTGGAACATCAGATGAAGCCAAGAAATTAATGGGGGATGCTGGATTTATGGCAGAACTGGTGAAGTTTCTTGATTCAAAGTCATTTGAGGTTAGAGAAATGGCAGCTGAAACATTATCAAGTATGGTGATAGTGCCAAGAAACCAAAAGAGATTTGTACAGAATGATCAAAATGTTGGTTTGCTGCTGCAAATGCTTGATCCTGAGCAGGCAAATTTTGTTAACAAGAAGCTGTTGCTTTCTATACTCATGTCTTTGACAAGTTGCAATTGTGCCAGAAAGAAAATTGCAAATTCTGAGTATCTAATAAACATTGAGAAGCTAGCAGAGGCTGAAGTTTCAGATGCAAAAAAGATTGTCAGGAAATTGTCCTCCAATAGATTCAAAAACATTCTCAATGGAATCTGGCATTCATAA